The following coding sequences lie in one Indicator indicator isolate 239-I01 chromosome 2, UM_Iind_1.1, whole genome shotgun sequence genomic window:
- the MYB gene encoding transcriptional activator Myb isoform X1, with product MARRPRHSIYSSDDDEEDIEMYDHDYDGLLPKTGKRHLGKTRWTREEDEKLKKLVEQNGTEDWKVIANFLPNRTDVQCQHRWQKVLNPELIKGPWTKEEDQRVIELVQKYGPKRWSVIAKHLKGRIGKQCRERWHNHLNPEVKKTSWTEEEDRIIYQAHKRLGNRWAEIAKLLPGRTDNAIKNHWNSTMRRKVEQEGYLQESSKACHSSAAAGFQKSNHLMTFAHNPPSAQLPVSGQPPMSNDYPYYHISEPQNVPGQIPYPVALHVNIVNVPQPAAAAIQRHYNDEDPEKEKRIKELELLLMSTENELKGQQALPTQNHTSNYPGWHSTTIADSSRTSGDNAPVSCLGEHHHHTPSPPVDHGCLPEESASPARCMIVHQSNILDNVKNLLEFAETLQLIDSDPSSWGDLSSFEFFEDKDTSASKAPTGKVAQLQQRGASACRPQGHPMTNLSKIMSSQSSPGSPKYLSASQGSAAPWVLLRKRRGDSSPLASGHGSTFVLADVSSSTPPKRSPVKSLLFSPSQFLNTSSNQENLNLDNPALTSTPVCGHKMAVTTPFHRDQAFKAQKENNVFRTPAIKRSILESSPRTPTPFKNALAAQEIKYGPLKMLPQTPTHLVEDLQDVIKQESEESAIVAGLHESGPPLLKKIKQEVESPTDKTGNFFCSNHWEGENLNTQLFTQASTGEDVPNLLTSSILKMPVSEEDGSFHKTFAVPRNRPLASPLQHLNNAWESASCGKIEDQMALTDQARKYMTTFPTRTLVM from the exons ATGGCCCGGAGACCCCGGCACAG CATATATAGtagtgatgatgatgaagaagaTATTGAGATGTATGATCATGATTATGATGGTCTGCTTCCTAAGACTGGAAAACGTCACTTAGGAAAAACCAGGTGGACCCGTGAAGAG GATGAGAAACTGAAGAAGCTTGTGGAGCAGAATGGCACAGAAGACTGGAAAGTCATCGCCAATTTTCTTCCT AACCGGACAGATGTTCAGTGCCAGCACCGATGGCAGAAGGTATTAAACCCAGAACTTATTAAAGGTCCATGGACTAAAGAGGAGGATCAAAGG GTAATAGAACTCGTGCAGAAATACGGTCCAAAGCGCTGGTCTGTCATTGCTAAGCATttgaagggaaggattggaaaaCAGTGCAGGGAGAGGTGGCACAACCATTTGAATCCAGAAGTGAAGAAAACCTCCTGGACAGAAGAGGAAGATAGAATTATTTACCAGGCACACAAGAGGCTGGGAAACAGATGGGCAGAAATTGCAAAGTTGCTGCCTGGACG AACTGATAATGCTATTAAGAACCACTGGAATTCCACCATGCGCCGAAAGGTTGAGCAGGAGGGATACCTGCAGGAGTCCTCCAAAGCCTGTcactcctcagcagcagctggctttcAGAAGAGCAACCACTTGATGACCTTTGCTCACAACCCTCCTTCTGCACAGCTGCCAGTATCTGGCCAGCCACCGATGAGCAATGACTACCCTTACTACCACATCTCTGAGCCGCAAAAT GTCCCTGGTCAGATCCCATATCCAGTAGCACTGCATGTAAATATTGTCAATGTtcctcagccagctgctgcagctattCAG AGACACTATAATGATGAAGACCCTGAGAAAGAAAAACGAATAAAGGAATTAGAGTTGCTACTAATGTCGACTGAGAATGAACTGAAAGGGCAGCAGGCATTACCA aCACAGAACCACACATCAAACTACCCTGGCTGGCACAGCACCACAATTGCTGACAGTAGCAGGACTAGTGGTGACAATGCACCTGTTTCCTGTCTGGGGGAACATCATCATCATACTCCATCTCCACCAGTGGATCATGGTTGCTTACCTGAAGAGAGTGCATCCCCTGCACGGTGCATGATTGTTCACCAGAGCAACATCCTGGATAATGTTAAGAATCTCTTAGAATTTGCAGAAACACTCCAGTTAATAGACTCC GATCCTTCATCATGGGGTGATCTCAGCAGTTTTGAATTCTTTGAAGACAAAGACACGTCGGCTAGCAAAGCTCCCACAGGCAAAGTTGCACAGCTTCAGCAAAGAGGGGCCAGTGCTTGTAGACCTCAAGGACACCCCATGACAAACTTGAGCAAAATTATGTCGAGTCAGAGCTCTCCTGGCTCACCAAAATACTTATCTGCCTCACAGGGCAGCGCGGCTCCATGGGTCCTTCTTCGCAAAAGGAGAGGGGACTCCAGCCCCTTAGCCAGTGGCCACGGTAGCACCTTTGTCCTAGCTGACGTCAGCAGCTCAACTCCTCCTAAGCGCTCCCCTGTCaaaagtctgctcttctctccctcGCAG TTCTTAAACACCTCATCCAATCAGGAAAACCTGAACCTGGACAATCCAGCACTAACTTCCACACCAGTGTGTGGCCATAAGATGGCTGTTACCACACCGTTCCACAGGGACCAGGCGTTCAAAGCTCAGAAGGAGAATAATGT TTTCAGAACTCCAGCAATCAAGAGGTCAATATTAGAGAGCTCTCCAAGAACACCCACTCCATTCAAAAACGCACTTGCAGCTCAGGAAATCAAATATGGTCCTTTGAAGATGCTG CCTCAAACTCCGACTCATCTTGTGGAAGATCTGCAGGACGTTATCAAGCAGGAGTCAGAGGAATCTGCAATAGTGGCTGGGCTACATGAAAGTGGACCCCCTTTGCTGAAGAAAATCAAACAAGAG gtggagtcaccaacagATAAAACTGGAAATTTTTTTTGCTCTAATCACTGGGAAGGAGAAAACCTGAACACTCAGCTCTTTACACAAGCATCTACTGGGGAAGATGTGCCA
- the MYB gene encoding transcriptional activator Myb isoform X2 — protein sequence MARRPRHSIYSSDDDEEDIEMYDHDYDGLLPKTGKRHLGKTRWTREEDEKLKKLVEQNGTEDWKVIANFLPNRTDVQCQHRWQKVLNPELIKGPWTKEEDQRVIELVQKYGPKRWSVIAKHLKGRIGKQCRERWHNHLNPEVKKTSWTEEEDRIIYQAHKRLGNRWAEIAKLLPGRTDNAIKNHWNSTMRRKVEQEGYLQESSKACHSSAAAGFQKSNHLMTFAHNPPSAQLPVSGQPPMSNDYPYYHISEPQNVPGQIPYPVALHVNIVNVPQPAAAAIQRHYNDEDPEKEKRIKELELLLMSTENELKGQQTQNHTSNYPGWHSTTIADSSRTSGDNAPVSCLGEHHHHTPSPPVDHGCLPEESASPARCMIVHQSNILDNVKNLLEFAETLQLIDSDPSSWGDLSSFEFFEDKDTSASKAPTGKVAQLQQRGASACRPQGHPMTNLSKIMSSQSSPGSPKYLSASQGSAAPWVLLRKRRGDSSPLASGHGSTFVLADVSSSTPPKRSPVKSLLFSPSQFLNTSSNQENLNLDNPALTSTPVCGHKMAVTTPFHRDQAFKAQKENNVFRTPAIKRSILESSPRTPTPFKNALAAQEIKYGPLKMLPQTPTHLVEDLQDVIKQESEESAIVAGLHESGPPLLKKIKQEVESPTDKTGNFFCSNHWEGENLNTQLFTQASTGEDVPNLLTSSILKMPVSEEDGSFHKTFAVPRNRPLASPLQHLNNAWESASCGKIEDQMALTDQARKYMTTFPTRTLVM from the exons ATGGCCCGGAGACCCCGGCACAG CATATATAGtagtgatgatgatgaagaagaTATTGAGATGTATGATCATGATTATGATGGTCTGCTTCCTAAGACTGGAAAACGTCACTTAGGAAAAACCAGGTGGACCCGTGAAGAG GATGAGAAACTGAAGAAGCTTGTGGAGCAGAATGGCACAGAAGACTGGAAAGTCATCGCCAATTTTCTTCCT AACCGGACAGATGTTCAGTGCCAGCACCGATGGCAGAAGGTATTAAACCCAGAACTTATTAAAGGTCCATGGACTAAAGAGGAGGATCAAAGG GTAATAGAACTCGTGCAGAAATACGGTCCAAAGCGCTGGTCTGTCATTGCTAAGCATttgaagggaaggattggaaaaCAGTGCAGGGAGAGGTGGCACAACCATTTGAATCCAGAAGTGAAGAAAACCTCCTGGACAGAAGAGGAAGATAGAATTATTTACCAGGCACACAAGAGGCTGGGAAACAGATGGGCAGAAATTGCAAAGTTGCTGCCTGGACG AACTGATAATGCTATTAAGAACCACTGGAATTCCACCATGCGCCGAAAGGTTGAGCAGGAGGGATACCTGCAGGAGTCCTCCAAAGCCTGTcactcctcagcagcagctggctttcAGAAGAGCAACCACTTGATGACCTTTGCTCACAACCCTCCTTCTGCACAGCTGCCAGTATCTGGCCAGCCACCGATGAGCAATGACTACCCTTACTACCACATCTCTGAGCCGCAAAAT GTCCCTGGTCAGATCCCATATCCAGTAGCACTGCATGTAAATATTGTCAATGTtcctcagccagctgctgcagctattCAG AGACACTATAATGATGAAGACCCTGAGAAAGAAAAACGAATAAAGGAATTAGAGTTGCTACTAATGTCGACTGAGAATGAACTGAAAGGGCAGCAG aCACAGAACCACACATCAAACTACCCTGGCTGGCACAGCACCACAATTGCTGACAGTAGCAGGACTAGTGGTGACAATGCACCTGTTTCCTGTCTGGGGGAACATCATCATCATACTCCATCTCCACCAGTGGATCATGGTTGCTTACCTGAAGAGAGTGCATCCCCTGCACGGTGCATGATTGTTCACCAGAGCAACATCCTGGATAATGTTAAGAATCTCTTAGAATTTGCAGAAACACTCCAGTTAATAGACTCC GATCCTTCATCATGGGGTGATCTCAGCAGTTTTGAATTCTTTGAAGACAAAGACACGTCGGCTAGCAAAGCTCCCACAGGCAAAGTTGCACAGCTTCAGCAAAGAGGGGCCAGTGCTTGTAGACCTCAAGGACACCCCATGACAAACTTGAGCAAAATTATGTCGAGTCAGAGCTCTCCTGGCTCACCAAAATACTTATCTGCCTCACAGGGCAGCGCGGCTCCATGGGTCCTTCTTCGCAAAAGGAGAGGGGACTCCAGCCCCTTAGCCAGTGGCCACGGTAGCACCTTTGTCCTAGCTGACGTCAGCAGCTCAACTCCTCCTAAGCGCTCCCCTGTCaaaagtctgctcttctctccctcGCAG TTCTTAAACACCTCATCCAATCAGGAAAACCTGAACCTGGACAATCCAGCACTAACTTCCACACCAGTGTGTGGCCATAAGATGGCTGTTACCACACCGTTCCACAGGGACCAGGCGTTCAAAGCTCAGAAGGAGAATAATGT TTTCAGAACTCCAGCAATCAAGAGGTCAATATTAGAGAGCTCTCCAAGAACACCCACTCCATTCAAAAACGCACTTGCAGCTCAGGAAATCAAATATGGTCCTTTGAAGATGCTG CCTCAAACTCCGACTCATCTTGTGGAAGATCTGCAGGACGTTATCAAGCAGGAGTCAGAGGAATCTGCAATAGTGGCTGGGCTACATGAAAGTGGACCCCCTTTGCTGAAGAAAATCAAACAAGAG gtggagtcaccaacagATAAAACTGGAAATTTTTTTTGCTCTAATCACTGGGAAGGAGAAAACCTGAACACTCAGCTCTTTACACAAGCATCTACTGGGGAAGATGTGCCA
- the MYB gene encoding transcriptional activator Myb isoform X3 yields MARRPRHSIYSSDDDEEDIEMYDHDYDGLLPKTGKRHLGKTRWTREEDEKLKKLVEQNGTEDWKVIANFLPNRTDVQCQHRWQKVLNPELIKGPWTKEEDQRVIELVQKYGPKRWSVIAKHLKGRIGKQCRERWHNHLNPEVKKTSWTEEEDRIIYQAHKRLGNRWAEIAKLLPGRTDNAIKNHWNSTMRRKVEQEGYLQESSKACHSSAAAGFQKSNHLMTFAHNPPSAQLPVSGQPPMSNDYPYYHISEPQNVPGQIPYPVALHVNIVNVPQPAAAAIQRHYNDEDPEKEKRIKELELLLMSTENELKGQQALPTQNHTSNYPGWHSTTIADSSRTSGDNAPVSCLGEHHHHTPSPPVDHGCLPEESASPARCMIVHQSNILDNDPSSWGDLSSFEFFEDKDTSASKAPTGKVAQLQQRGASACRPQGHPMTNLSKIMSSQSSPGSPKYLSASQGSAAPWVLLRKRRGDSSPLASGHGSTFVLADVSSSTPPKRSPVKSLLFSPSQFLNTSSNQENLNLDNPALTSTPVCGHKMAVTTPFHRDQAFKAQKENNVFRTPAIKRSILESSPRTPTPFKNALAAQEIKYGPLKMLPQTPTHLVEDLQDVIKQESEESAIVAGLHESGPPLLKKIKQEVESPTDKTGNFFCSNHWEGENLNTQLFTQASTGEDVPNLLTSSILKMPVSEEDGSFHKTFAVPRNRPLASPLQHLNNAWESASCGKIEDQMALTDQARKYMTTFPTRTLVM; encoded by the exons ATGGCCCGGAGACCCCGGCACAG CATATATAGtagtgatgatgatgaagaagaTATTGAGATGTATGATCATGATTATGATGGTCTGCTTCCTAAGACTGGAAAACGTCACTTAGGAAAAACCAGGTGGACCCGTGAAGAG GATGAGAAACTGAAGAAGCTTGTGGAGCAGAATGGCACAGAAGACTGGAAAGTCATCGCCAATTTTCTTCCT AACCGGACAGATGTTCAGTGCCAGCACCGATGGCAGAAGGTATTAAACCCAGAACTTATTAAAGGTCCATGGACTAAAGAGGAGGATCAAAGG GTAATAGAACTCGTGCAGAAATACGGTCCAAAGCGCTGGTCTGTCATTGCTAAGCATttgaagggaaggattggaaaaCAGTGCAGGGAGAGGTGGCACAACCATTTGAATCCAGAAGTGAAGAAAACCTCCTGGACAGAAGAGGAAGATAGAATTATTTACCAGGCACACAAGAGGCTGGGAAACAGATGGGCAGAAATTGCAAAGTTGCTGCCTGGACG AACTGATAATGCTATTAAGAACCACTGGAATTCCACCATGCGCCGAAAGGTTGAGCAGGAGGGATACCTGCAGGAGTCCTCCAAAGCCTGTcactcctcagcagcagctggctttcAGAAGAGCAACCACTTGATGACCTTTGCTCACAACCCTCCTTCTGCACAGCTGCCAGTATCTGGCCAGCCACCGATGAGCAATGACTACCCTTACTACCACATCTCTGAGCCGCAAAAT GTCCCTGGTCAGATCCCATATCCAGTAGCACTGCATGTAAATATTGTCAATGTtcctcagccagctgctgcagctattCAG AGACACTATAATGATGAAGACCCTGAGAAAGAAAAACGAATAAAGGAATTAGAGTTGCTACTAATGTCGACTGAGAATGAACTGAAAGGGCAGCAGGCATTACCA aCACAGAACCACACATCAAACTACCCTGGCTGGCACAGCACCACAATTGCTGACAGTAGCAGGACTAGTGGTGACAATGCACCTGTTTCCTGTCTGGGGGAACATCATCATCATACTCCATCTCCACCAGTGGATCATGGTTGCTTACCTGAAGAGAGTGCATCCCCTGCACGGTGCATGATTGTTCACCAGAGCAACATCCTGGATAAT GATCCTTCATCATGGGGTGATCTCAGCAGTTTTGAATTCTTTGAAGACAAAGACACGTCGGCTAGCAAAGCTCCCACAGGCAAAGTTGCACAGCTTCAGCAAAGAGGGGCCAGTGCTTGTAGACCTCAAGGACACCCCATGACAAACTTGAGCAAAATTATGTCGAGTCAGAGCTCTCCTGGCTCACCAAAATACTTATCTGCCTCACAGGGCAGCGCGGCTCCATGGGTCCTTCTTCGCAAAAGGAGAGGGGACTCCAGCCCCTTAGCCAGTGGCCACGGTAGCACCTTTGTCCTAGCTGACGTCAGCAGCTCAACTCCTCCTAAGCGCTCCCCTGTCaaaagtctgctcttctctccctcGCAG TTCTTAAACACCTCATCCAATCAGGAAAACCTGAACCTGGACAATCCAGCACTAACTTCCACACCAGTGTGTGGCCATAAGATGGCTGTTACCACACCGTTCCACAGGGACCAGGCGTTCAAAGCTCAGAAGGAGAATAATGT TTTCAGAACTCCAGCAATCAAGAGGTCAATATTAGAGAGCTCTCCAAGAACACCCACTCCATTCAAAAACGCACTTGCAGCTCAGGAAATCAAATATGGTCCTTTGAAGATGCTG CCTCAAACTCCGACTCATCTTGTGGAAGATCTGCAGGACGTTATCAAGCAGGAGTCAGAGGAATCTGCAATAGTGGCTGGGCTACATGAAAGTGGACCCCCTTTGCTGAAGAAAATCAAACAAGAG gtggagtcaccaacagATAAAACTGGAAATTTTTTTTGCTCTAATCACTGGGAAGGAGAAAACCTGAACACTCAGCTCTTTACACAAGCATCTACTGGGGAAGATGTGCCA